From a single Planococcus shenhongbingii genomic region:
- a CDS encoding O-acetylhomoserine aminocarboxypropyltransferase/cysteine synthase family protein codes for MTNFKPETLLLHGGQQPDPVTGARGVAIHKTTSYVFKNTEHAQNLFGLKETGNIYSRIMNPTVDVFEQRVALLEGGTAAVALASGMAAIAFSVLNVAEAGDEIVADANLYGGTYSLFANTLPRYGINVKFVDGTNPENFREAITDKTKAIFGEIIGNPSLNVLDVEAVANIAHENQIPLLIDNTFASPYGSNPIEFGADVVIHSATKWIGGHGTTIGGVVVDGGKFNWNNPKFPSYTQPDESYHGIRYGIDVEGASFATKLRVQLLRDFGPSLSAESAHAFLQGLETLHLRIPRHNSNARIVAEYLKAHPQVEWVNYIGFEDHPSHQLAQKYLKDGYGSIVNFGVKGGREAGRKVIDSVVLWSHVANVGDAKSLIIHPASTTHQQLKKEELESSGVTEELIRLSIGLENPEDLIADLEQAIQAAVLENV; via the coding sequence ATGACAAACTTTAAACCAGAAACGCTTTTATTACACGGAGGACAACAGCCGGATCCAGTTACTGGAGCAAGAGGTGTAGCCATCCATAAAACGACTTCTTATGTGTTTAAAAATACGGAGCACGCCCAAAATTTATTCGGTTTAAAAGAAACAGGAAATATTTATTCACGCATTATGAACCCGACGGTTGATGTTTTCGAACAGCGCGTGGCGCTTCTTGAAGGCGGAACAGCTGCTGTAGCCTTGGCTTCAGGAATGGCAGCTATTGCATTTTCTGTTTTGAACGTAGCAGAAGCGGGCGATGAAATTGTTGCGGACGCCAATTTATACGGAGGTACATACAGTCTCTTTGCCAACACATTGCCGCGGTATGGCATCAACGTCAAATTTGTTGACGGTACAAACCCTGAAAACTTCCGTGAAGCCATTACCGATAAGACAAAAGCAATTTTTGGAGAAATTATCGGAAATCCAAGTTTGAATGTTCTTGATGTAGAAGCAGTGGCAAACATTGCCCACGAAAATCAGATTCCTTTATTGATCGATAACACATTCGCTTCGCCATATGGCAGCAACCCGATTGAGTTCGGTGCTGACGTCGTTATCCATTCTGCAACAAAATGGATTGGCGGACACGGAACAACCATCGGAGGAGTTGTTGTAGATGGCGGTAAATTCAACTGGAATAATCCAAAATTTCCGAGCTATACACAACCGGATGAAAGTTATCATGGAATCCGTTACGGCATTGATGTGGAAGGTGCGTCTTTCGCGACGAAACTGCGCGTTCAATTGCTGCGTGATTTCGGTCCGTCATTAAGCGCCGAAAGTGCCCATGCCTTTTTACAGGGATTGGAAACTTTGCACTTGCGCATTCCACGCCACAACAGCAATGCCCGTATTGTAGCGGAATACTTAAAAGCTCACCCTCAAGTCGAATGGGTCAATTACATTGGATTTGAAGACCACCCATCTCATCAATTGGCACAAAAGTACTTAAAAGACGGATACGGTTCGATTGTCAATTTTGGTGTCAAAGGCGGACGGGAAGCAGGGCGCAAAGTGATTGACAGCGTTGTGTTATGGTCTCATGTGGCAAATGTCGGAGATGCGAAATCGCTGATCATTCACCCGGCTTCGACAACGCATCAGCAATTGAAGAAAGAAGAACTGGAATCATCAGGTGTTACGGAAGAATTGATCCGTTTATCGATAGGATTGGAAAATCCAGAAGACTTAATCGCCGACCTTGAACAAGCAATTCAGGCAGCGGTACTCGAGAACGTATAG
- the metX gene encoding homoserine O-acetyltransferase MetX — protein sequence MTTVSIGTLSLESTEVLHNVELAYERCGKKGAPVILVCHALTGDQFAVGSAENPGWWSGLIGPGKAVDTNVFQVITFNVLGGCNGSTGPLSINPETGQPYRASFPNLTIRDMVRAEHAALKELGIFHLTAVLGGSLGGMKALEWGHLYPDFVEAILPLAVTPAYSDYGVAFNWIGIQAIENDALFKDGNYTDSSELKGFELARMAAMVTYRSGNLFDQRFRRCSNDSRFEVESYLDYQGKKLARRFDANSYLTLLKAMNTHDVSKERIEAEIFSLSFTKDLLYPSEQLIPWLQGLPNASWEIIETDFGHDGFLVEFEKWNGHIKKKLDNLVVPQLMR from the coding sequence ATGACGACAGTATCCATAGGAACACTTTCCCTGGAGTCGACGGAAGTCTTGCATAACGTAGAACTTGCCTACGAACGGTGCGGCAAAAAAGGTGCTCCTGTGATTCTCGTCTGCCATGCTTTAACAGGCGATCAATTTGCAGTCGGCAGTGCTGAAAATCCAGGCTGGTGGTCAGGATTGATCGGACCAGGGAAAGCCGTGGATACAAACGTTTTTCAAGTCATTACGTTTAATGTGCTGGGTGGCTGCAATGGATCAACCGGTCCATTGTCCATCAATCCGGAAACCGGTCAGCCATACCGGGCTTCGTTTCCAAATCTCACAATCCGCGATATGGTCCGGGCGGAGCATGCGGCGTTAAAGGAGCTGGGCATTTTCCATCTGACCGCGGTCCTTGGAGGATCGCTGGGAGGAATGAAAGCACTTGAATGGGGGCATTTATACCCGGATTTTGTTGAGGCCATTCTTCCGCTTGCTGTGACCCCTGCATACAGTGATTATGGTGTGGCTTTCAATTGGATTGGCATCCAGGCGATAGAAAATGATGCGCTCTTTAAAGACGGAAATTATACGGATTCCTCCGAGCTGAAAGGCTTTGAATTGGCGCGCATGGCCGCCATGGTCACTTACCGGAGCGGCAATCTATTCGATCAGCGGTTCCGCCGCTGTTCCAATGACAGCCGTTTTGAAGTGGAGTCCTATCTTGATTATCAAGGGAAAAAATTAGCTAGGCGTTTTGATGCCAATAGCTACTTGACCTTGCTGAAAGCGATGAATACCCATGATGTATCAAAAGAAAGAATAGAAGCAGAAATCTTTTCCTTGTCTTTTACAAAAGATTTGCTGTACCCAAGCGAACAATTGATTCCCTGGCTTCAAGGCCTGCCGAATGCATCTTGGGAAATCATTGAAACGGATTTCGGGCACGATGGATTCCTCGTTGAATTTGAGAAATGGAATGGCCATATTAAAAAGAAATTGGATAATTTAGTAGTTCCCCAACTCATGCGATAA
- a CDS encoding glycerol-3-phosphate acyltransferase, protein MILWIALALFSGYFIGCLHGSVIAQLLSGVNVKNKGVKNSGASNAAIVLGWKYGALVAVLDIFKGAAVVMGFRFLLSGSSLPDEMVWMLLFLAAAAVVFGHNFPFYMNFDGGKGTASVIGAMLALDWNLGLAGGLLLVLAALATDYLVVGVLVLYGMFFAIAFWPAEGIWPLVTAFALFAMAVWKHLENITRIKNGTENKVSSVFRKKPAGSA, encoded by the coding sequence ATGATTCTATGGATTGCACTTGCACTCTTTTCAGGTTATTTTATCGGTTGTCTTCATGGTTCTGTTATTGCCCAGCTGCTGTCCGGCGTAAACGTCAAAAATAAAGGCGTCAAAAATTCAGGGGCTTCAAACGCAGCTATCGTTCTCGGCTGGAAATACGGGGCGCTTGTTGCTGTTCTTGATATTTTTAAAGGAGCAGCTGTTGTTATGGGATTCCGCTTTTTGCTAAGCGGATCTTCTTTGCCGGATGAAATGGTCTGGATGCTGCTATTTCTCGCAGCGGCCGCTGTCGTTTTCGGCCATAACTTTCCGTTCTATATGAACTTTGATGGCGGAAAAGGGACAGCTTCAGTCATCGGCGCCATGCTGGCCCTTGATTGGAATCTTGGCCTTGCCGGCGGTCTGCTGCTGGTGCTGGCAGCACTGGCTACCGACTATTTAGTGGTCGGGGTTCTCGTATTATATGGCATGTTTTTTGCCATTGCCTTTTGGCCGGCCGAAGGCATATGGCCTTTAGTCACCGCCTTCGCTTTGTTTGCTATGGCAGTCTGGAAGCATCTCGAGAACATCACGCGCATTAAAAACGGAACAGAAAACAAGGTTTCTTCTGTTTTCCGGAAAAAACCTGCCGGCTCTGCTTAA